TGGTCAGGTCGGCGAACGAGAGCACCTCCTCCTCGCCGTCCGCCTCCACGGGCGAGACCCGGCGCAGCAGCGCCCGCAGCCGGGCCAGCAGCTCCTCCAGCGCGAACGGCTTCGTGAGGTAGTCGTCGGCGCCCGCGTCGAGGCCCTCCACCCGGTCGCCGACCGCGTCGCGCGCGGTCAGCACGATGACGGGGACGTCGTTGCCGGCCGCCCGCAGCGCGCGGGTGGCCTCGAGCCCGTCGAGCTTCGGCATCATCACGTCCATCACCACGACGTCGGGCGCGATGGCGCCGATCCCCGCGAGGGCCTCGGCCCCGTCGGAGGCCAGGTGGACGTCGTACCCGTTGAAGGCGAGG
Above is a genomic segment from Nocardioides aromaticivorans containing:
- a CDS encoding response regulator transcription factor; this encodes MSGTAAPARVLVVDDDRAVRESLRRSLAFNGYDVHLASDGAEALAGIGAIAPDVVVMDVMMPKLDGLEATRALRAAGNDVPVIVLTARDAVGDRVEGLDAGADDYLTKPFALEELLARLRALLRRVSPVEADGEEEVLSFADLTMNVTTREVVRGTRHIELTRTEFTLLEMFLRRPRRVLDRSFILEEVWGYDFPTTANSLEVYVGYLRRKTEAEDEPRLIHTVRGIGYVLRAPESS